The proteins below are encoded in one region of Synchiropus splendidus isolate RoL2022-P1 chromosome 13, RoL_Sspl_1.0, whole genome shotgun sequence:
- the LOC128769557 gene encoding uncharacterized protein C1orf21 homolog isoform X1: MGAVCFLSFPPAGVSVLLRGEEEEEEMGCTSAKQVSAVPSSEEEQSKAYSNGDLLSDEYKMKEVEKVKYISGEEGGVDSQDSTEKSALLGKGPLMESGSDGNGKILSIHSSESQQEFFRMLDEKIEKGRDYCSEEEDMT; encoded by the exons ATGGGTGCAGTGTGTTTCCTTTCCTTCCCTCCAGCAGGTGTGTCGGTGTTGCTCAggggtgaggaggaagaggaggagatgggcTGCACCTCCGCCAAGCAGGTTTCTGCCGTGCCCAGCAGCgaggaggagcagagcaaaGCCTACAGCAATGGAGATCTGCTCTCAG ACGAGTACAAGATGAAGGAAGTGGAGAAAGTCAAGTACATCagtggagaagagggaggagtggACAGCCAGGACAGCACG gagaaaAGTGCTCTTCTGGGTAAAGGTCCGCTCATGGAAAGTGGATCGGACGGCAATGGGAAGATTCT GAGCATCCACTCGTCTGAGAGTCAGCAGGAGTTCTTCAggatgctggatgagaaaattgaaaag GGCCGGGACTACTGCTCTGAGGAGGAAGACATGACATAA
- the LOC128769557 gene encoding uncharacterized protein C1orf21 homolog isoform X3 gives MRQNGVSVLLRGEEEEEEMGCTSAKQVSAVPSSEEEQSKAYSNGDLLSDEYKMKEVEKVKYISGEEGGVDSQDSTEKSALLGKGPLMESGSDGNGKILSIHSSESQQEFFRMLDEKIEKGRDYCSEEEDMT, from the exons GTGTGTCGGTGTTGCTCAggggtgaggaggaagaggaggagatgggcTGCACCTCCGCCAAGCAGGTTTCTGCCGTGCCCAGCAGCgaggaggagcagagcaaaGCCTACAGCAATGGAGATCTGCTCTCAG ACGAGTACAAGATGAAGGAAGTGGAGAAAGTCAAGTACATCagtggagaagagggaggagtggACAGCCAGGACAGCACG gagaaaAGTGCTCTTCTGGGTAAAGGTCCGCTCATGGAAAGTGGATCGGACGGCAATGGGAAGATTCT GAGCATCCACTCGTCTGAGAGTCAGCAGGAGTTCTTCAggatgctggatgagaaaattgaaaag GGCCGGGACTACTGCTCTGAGGAGGAAGACATGACATAA
- the LOC128769557 gene encoding uncharacterized protein C1orf21 homolog isoform X2: MRQNAGVSVLLRGEEEEEEMGCTSAKQVSAVPSSEEEQSKAYSNGDLLSDEYKMKEVEKVKYISGEEGGVDSQDSTEKSALLGKGPLMESGSDGNGKILSIHSSESQQEFFRMLDEKIEKGRDYCSEEEDMT; this comes from the exons CAGGTGTGTCGGTGTTGCTCAggggtgaggaggaagaggaggagatgggcTGCACCTCCGCCAAGCAGGTTTCTGCCGTGCCCAGCAGCgaggaggagcagagcaaaGCCTACAGCAATGGAGATCTGCTCTCAG ACGAGTACAAGATGAAGGAAGTGGAGAAAGTCAAGTACATCagtggagaagagggaggagtggACAGCCAGGACAGCACG gagaaaAGTGCTCTTCTGGGTAAAGGTCCGCTCATGGAAAGTGGATCGGACGGCAATGGGAAGATTCT GAGCATCCACTCGTCTGAGAGTCAGCAGGAGTTCTTCAggatgctggatgagaaaattgaaaag GGCCGGGACTACTGCTCTGAGGAGGAAGACATGACATAA